GCGTCGTCACCACCGCCCGCAAGGTCGGGGCCTACGTCGTCCTCGAGCTCACCGACCGCGACGGCCCCGCGCCGGTGCCGGGCCAGTTCTACATGCTGGCCGCGGCGACGGGCTGGGGCGCGGGCGACGACGAGCGCCCCTACCTGCCGCGCGCCTTCTCCTGCATGGGAGCGGCCAACGGGCGGCTGTGGTTCATGCTCGAGGACGTCGGCCCCGGCACCCATCGGCTGACGAAGCTCCTCAAGGGCGAGGGCGTGTGGCTCACCGGCCCGCTGGGGCACGGCTTCCGCGCGCCGGACGAGGGCCGCCGGCCGGTCCTCTGCGGCGGCGGCGTCGGCGTCCCGCCGCTGGTGATGTGGACCAACGCCCTGCACGCCGCCGGCCAGTCGCCGGCGCTGCTGCTGGGCTTCCGCGGCCGGCGCCACGCCGAGGTCGCCACGACGCTGCCCACGGCGCAGGTCGCCACCGACGACGGCTCGATGGGCCACCACGGCCTCGTGACCGACCTCCTGGTCGCCGAGCTCGACCGCGACCCGCACGCCGTCGTCTACGCCTGCGGGCCGCCCGGGATGCTCGAGGCGATCCGCGGCCTGTGCGTCGAGCGCGCCGTGCCGGCGCAGCTCGCGCTCGAGGCGGGCATGGCCTGCGGGTTCGGCGCGTGCTTCGGCTGCGTCGTCCCGCTGGCCGAGGGCGGCTACGCGCGCGTGTGCGTCGACGGCCCCGTCATGGACGCCGCGGCGCTCCGGGAGGTGCCGGCGCATTGAGCCTCACGTTCCTCGGCATCGAGCTGGCCCACCCGGTCATCAACGGCTCGGGCACCTTCGACGCCATCGCCGCCCGCAAGGTCTTCGGCGACGCGCTGCTCGAGCGCTTCCCGTTCAGCGCGTTCGTCTCCAAGACGATCACCCTCGCGCCGCGCGAGGGCAACCCGCCGCCGCGGCTCTACGAGACCGCGTCCGGGATGGTCAACTCCATCGGCCTCCCGAACAAGGGCCTCGAGGGCTACCTGGCCCACGACCTGCCGCAGCTGGCGCAGCTGCCCGTGCCGCTCATCACGAACGTCATGGGCTCGACCGGCGACGAGCTCGCCCAGCTCGTCGAGGCCTGCGACGCCCGCGAGGAGATCGCGGCGCTCGAGCTCAACGTCTCCTGCCCGAACGTGAAGACCGGGCTGGACATCGGCGCCGACCCCGCGTCGCTGGCCGCGGTCATGGACGCCGTGCGCCCGCGCACGAGCAAGCCGCTGATCGTGAAGCTCACCCCGAACACGGCGGACGTCGCGGCGGTCGCCGTGGCCGCTGCGGCGCACGGCGCGGACGCCGTCTCGCTCATCAACACCCTGCGCGCGATGCCGATGGTCGGCGGCGAGCCGTGGCTCGGTGCGCGGACCGGCGGCCTGAGCGGCGCGGCGGTGCGCCAGGTGGCCCTGGCGCAGGTCGCGGCGGTCGCGGCGCGCGTCGACGTGCCGGTCGTCGGCATGGGCGGCGTCGAACGGTCGTCGCACGCCCGCCAGCTGCTCGACGCGGGCGCGACGCTCGTCGCCGTCGGAACGGCTTCGTTCAGGGATCCGGCGGTGGGTGGACGGATCGCCGAGGACCTCGGCCGGAAATCCGCAAAGTCCGGGGATTCTGTCGCGACGGCCCAACCGCACGGGTAGGAAAACCGCTGCAAATACGGGGCGGACCGTCGACCAACCTGCACATGCCTGAAGCTCAGGTCGAGGTGCAGGTGAATGTGGCGATCCGGCCCGTCGGGCGAGCGGGCGACGTGTAGACTCGCCGCCCCCGATGCCGCCGACGACCTCTTCGCCCACCAAGCACTCGGCGGCACCCGAGCGGAGCCTCAACCAGCGGATGGACGCCCTCCAGAAGGCGAACGTCATCCGCACCAAGCGCGCGCAGCTCAAGCGCGACCTGAAGGCCGGTCGGGTGTCGATCCACCAGCTGCTCCTGGAGCCCCCGGACTACCTCGAGACCGCCAAGGTCATGGACATGCTCCTGGCGGTGCCGAAGTACGGCCGGGTCAAGGCGAACAAGGTCCTGCAGACCTGCCGGATCTCCCCGTCGAAGACCATCGGCGGCCTCTCCGCGCGCCAGCGCGCGGAGCTCGTCGGGCTGCTGCGCTCG
The DNA window shown above is from Conexibacter sp. SYSU D00693 and carries:
- a CDS encoding dihydroorotate dehydrogenase; amino-acid sequence: MSLTFLGIELAHPVINGSGTFDAIAARKVFGDALLERFPFSAFVSKTITLAPREGNPPPRLYETASGMVNSIGLPNKGLEGYLAHDLPQLAQLPVPLITNVMGSTGDELAQLVEACDAREEIAALELNVSCPNVKTGLDIGADPASLAAVMDAVRPRTSKPLIVKLTPNTADVAAVAVAAAAHGADAVSLINTLRAMPMVGGEPWLGARTGGLSGAAVRQVALAQVAAVAARVDVPVVGMGGVERSSHARQLLDAGATLVAVGTASFRDPAVGGRIAEDLGRKSAKSGDSVATAQPHG
- the mihF gene encoding integration host factor, actinobacterial type, with protein sequence MDALQKANVIRTKRAQLKRDLKAGRVSIHQLLLEPPDYLETAKVMDMLLAVPKYGRVKANKVLQTCRISPSKTIGGLSARQRAELVGLLRSR